The sequence AAATAGCCCTCATGTACGTCTCCTCCAAGCCCTGTTGTCTCTTACCCGGATGTTCAACCAAAAGCTACTTACtacctttattttatgtttactttttatagaTTGTCTTTTTATCCTACTCTTTCCCACTTGTCTCTCGCTACTGCCGTGCAACAAACACTAAATCAAAACAGTGAAATACTACTACATCAAAACGCATATTccctagaaaaaaaaatttcttacaATATACTATACTACACAATACATAATCACTGACTTTCgtaacaacaatttccttcacTCTCCAACTTCTCTGCTCGAATCtctacataataatatatcaaATCTACCGTCTGGAACATCATCGCTATCCAGCTCTTTGTGAACCGCTACCATCAGCATGTACAGCGGTACCCTCGTGTTATCTGCAGCGAGAACTTCAACGTTTGCCAAATCAAGCCAATGTGGTAACAACCACACCTCCGAAATCTGCtccaaaagatattccagTTTCTGCcgaaatgttttattgCAGAACAGCCCTATCAGCATCGACAGGAATGCCGTCCAATGCGGCACTTTAGATGGGGTAACTCCCAGCGCAAGCTGATCTCGCAAGTGCATTCCTAGACTTAATTCATATCTGCTCCTCAACTGTCGATGATGCCTGCTAAACTGCAGCTTGACGTACTGCGGACCCTGCAGTCCAGCGCTCGTCATGGAACGCAAACGCTGAAAAACTCCAACTTTCTCGAGCGCTTCCACAAAGACCGTATCGTCTTTTGCCTCCCATTCTTCCCGGCACTTTTTTTCGTcccagttcaaaaagtacTGCAGCACCTCTGTCTTCGATTCACGCAAGTTGCTCCATACTTTATAATACAACTCTTTGATCTGCCTTCCAGACATGCGGAAAACTTGGCTCCCTTGCTTGCCTCTTGTCGAATCCAATACActaattgtttctcttcttctagtaATGGCCAGGTACCAAGCATAATTTCTCTGTATCTGAGAGTAGATCTCTCCCCTTTTTACgctaaaatatttcaaatatccTACAGGGTCCCCATGATATGGCTCGATGTCTTCCAAgtattctttgtattcctcGTCATTTCGCAGCATTCTCTCCACAGCTAGTGCTTCCCAAGCCATCCTCCGATACGATACTTTCTGGCCAGCCCAACAGACACAGAGCTCGAACATCTTTTGACAGCCCTTGCATAATCCGTATTGTGTGAATACTCCCTCTGGGCAGAAGTATACGTCAATACCatagaggaaaagatgTTTAATTTCGTCAGACCGAAATCCAAGAAACTGTAAGACATTCATATTCTCGGAAGTATTGGGAAATTGTgctttcagtttctttctctctaGCAAAACCATTTGACTCCCTTTCCGCTTATACGACTCTTTGTTAATGTCGGTGACTGGATGGAATCTATTATCCTCAGCAttgccatctttattggCGTCCTCCTTGGCACTAGcgttggtactttcagtggtagtggcattagtgctggagttggtgctagcagtggtagtggcattagtgctggagttggtgctagcagtggtagtagcactagtgttggagtcggtactttcggtggtagtagcactagtgttggagtcggtactttcggtggtagtagcactagtgttggagttggtactttcagtggtagtcgcactagtcctgacgttgatgctggcagtggtagtagcactagtcctgacgttggtgctggcagtggtagtagcattagtgctggagttggtactttcagtggtagtcgcactagtcctgacgttgatgctggcagtggtagtagcactagtcctgacgttggtgctggcagtggtagtagcattagtgctggagttggtagtCGCATTGGTACTGGCATTAGCACTACCATGAATGCACGTGTCGCTGTCCTCATCACTGCTGCAATACTTTCTGCACCTGTCACTGCTATTGCTCTCCTGGAAGCTAGACGGTAACGCAACGATCGACATGGAAGCTGTCGCCTGTTTTTCAGCCAATCTGTCCATTCTTTCTATCAGTTCCACTGTGTCAGCAGACAGGTCTGTCCTGGAGCCACAGCATCCAACATGCTggcccttttttcctttctttgattcaagtCCATAGAACTCGCGTACCTGTTCGGTTATACAGCCTTCCTTAATCGGTGGTAATTCACCCTTACGATTCCTTGCCGCCCAActgttttttctagatAATAGATAACAGAGGCCCCCATCTCTTAGTCTCCCTACGCCTTGAATGAgctcaataatattaagtctattatcaagcatgatcaccatcatcaattgCTTAATGTCAATTCCTTCAGTCACTAATTTCGTTCCGATGAGAACTCGCATGCTACCGTCAGTGACAAACTCCTTTGTGCGAGACACCTTTTCTGCAGCACCCAGCTTCCCGTGTATCCATACCACCCTAAAATACTTTCTCCAAGAGCAGGCcaattcttccacttcGTTGGTTGTGCTTGCAACTACAATGGCCTTCGACTCtggttcaatttcaaagagggCTAAAAGAAGCTTCAGTGCTTCTTCGGGCTGTGATTCcactttcttccaaattttatgaacatGCCCTAAAGGCACCTCGGATTTCTCCTTGATTAGATTAAACATCCGTGTTGGATAGCTGGATAGACCTCTGCTGAGATCTTCCGACCGTTTGAGCTCGTTGATGTCCATCGACTTCTTGGCCAGTCCCGTAAGCCCAATACGCTGCAACGCAGCATCAGCTACAGCCTCAGGTGCTGTGCCGCTCAAAAAGATTGCTTTCTCAAAAGCgtcaaaatcaaggttAGTTATGCCCCCAAATTGCGACTGCCGGTAGACCTCCGTTTCAAAGTTGTGAAACTCATCTACAATGAGGTAACCCAATTTTACGTTGTTGGTCCTAAAGGTGCACTCAACAATATTCTCCCACGCAGCTATCCTGTCTGTGAAATTAGTGCTAGCAAGATCATCGTAGATCCCCACGTATAAATCAGTAACGCCATCGcaaccttcttcaataaagtttcttacAGGGGCCACATTCAAGCAACCGCATCGGCTCAACCTGATCATGCAATTAGCAAGCAACACTGTGTACGGTACAAACAGAAACGACACATATTTCACGTCGCCCTTAGACGCCAGTGCTATCAAGGGGAGATGAAATAACTCCGTCTTACCATAGCCCGGTGGGGCCTGTACTGCCACAGAGGGTGTGTCTGCCATGTATATTTCATGACATAAGCGCAACTGATGCAAGTCCCTGAATTCAAAGGAGCTGCCAAAGAGTTTCTGGCCTGCGACGAGGATATCGTTTGTACTCTTGGGCTCTCGGGGCCTTTTTCGCGTtactcttgaaattttttgatgatgatctGAACTCGCCGCCTCACCTGCCACTACGTCTTCCGCATTCCGAGTACTAGAGAATGAACAATGGTAGTCGCTTTCAAGGCCTAACCATTGAATCCAGCGCTCGGAAGCTCGTTCCTGCAATAAAGTGGCGGTCGTCCCACTGACACTAGTTAACGAAAAGGAATCCACACCGTAAATATTTCGCCCTGTTTGAACGGAATGATTGGCCATGAGTTCACTCGTCGCCGACTCGTACAAATCTGTTTCAAATCTGCTACCTACGCAGTGCCGTCCTAGGGCAATCAACCCCTGACGCATCTCCCGAAAATTCAGCTTCTGAGGTGCATTCTTCGGAAGTTCCCTCATGTACTGCCGAAAAGTTGCGTATTCAACCAGACAGCCCTTCGCGGTATTCAGAAACATGTAGGAATACAAAACTATCCTCGAAATGTCTCGATTTGTTACTTGATCTGGATCCTCAAATCCCACCACATCCATCCAAGGATCATGATTAAAAGCGTCATAACTGTTACCAAGCGCACATATTTGCATTTGCCTTAGCACAGtgacaaaataaaacacGTAATCTGAAGTGAGTCCGTCAAGCGTCTTAAGTCGAGGCTCCGATGAACCGTTCTTGTTGTAATCAGTGTACAGTTGGATGCGTCTTGTTGTATCATCGACGTATACGTTGCGCTGAGGACCGGCAAAAGCGAGTAGCTGAAGCTCTGGATAACGGTAAGGGTATCCTACGGCAAAATGGATCATCCACATAAGTGGCACCGTAAGCTCGTCAATTGCAACAGtgactttatttttaagagCCGCGGTCATTTTGTTAGTATCTCTTCTCAACTTGGGCAGCACAATTTCACGATATTTAACAGGTATCatttgaaggaaagaatCGTTCTCCAGATACTCGTCAATTCCTCGCTTTGGCTCTCTGAACAAAACTTCTCGATTACGCAAAATGAGGCTGGCAATATCAACCACTGTAGGCATATAAAAGCAGTCGTTCAATTCTTCCCAAAGGTTATCAAACTGAGCCTTGCATGCAAAGTAAAAGCCGCGGACATACTCGCGATTAAACAGTTTTCCACATACTGATACACCATCAGAAGAAGGTACCAAAGTTATTCTATAAGAGTCCTTCAGCGCGGTTTCCTGCGCTACTTCGTGGTACAGAATTTTGATCCATTTCCACATCGCAACGCCGTTGTTGTCATCAAATATATCTAAATCCCTTGCGGTACAAGCACAAGACGACACCAATAAAGCTTTCACGGCATCTAGTGTTTTTCTGAGTCTTCGTGGAGTGTTAGGACTGCGCAACTTACATACTTTCAAGCCATGCTCGTCCACAGAGGGAATAATGGGTTCTTCATTCGTAATGGATCGATCCTCTTCGTCACCAGCGCCACCACGGGGACCCGCCCCGAAATTGAGCGCACATGCTCGCAAGAtaatatgcaaaatatcaCCCAATCGgtcctttttgttcatcataTCGTTACATATCTGTGAAAAGTACTTTATCTCAGTGGGTTTACGTGGGCATAGATCACGCTTCAGCCGCTCTGTGTcgactttcttttcgccaGGTAAACTTGCTTGGTatgcagaaaaaatcgatAGCTCATCTACGTGTAGTAACAAAAACATGTAGGGTGCCAAATTGTATCCATATTTCCTTATGGTGCTTTTCTGAAGACCCCTTACAATAGGTGTGCCAGAAACAAAGTCAGTGAAAGTACGCATCGTAGAGCTGTCGTTCGGCCTGGCACTCGCTATTTCGTAACAACGTTCCAGGACACGGAAACTCAACTCATTATAGTATCCTCTGTTGaggtaaaaaagagaaagggtATCGTAATCctttctattgaatttcaaagtatgCACTTGAAACAACGTGTAGACCATCaagttgattttcttgggaaTAAGATACTTTGAAGGGATTGGTCCGCCCTGGAAATCTGGttcgtcttcaacaaaCGTCAGGAACTTTTGTACATTTTTCCCGACCATGACGGAAAcgacaattttttcaaaagacctTTTCCTATCCATTGCACCAGTTCTGAATTTTACCACTTTGATTAGACCAGACTTTTCGTCTTCGTAGAATGACCGCACTTCCGTGGGGATCgattcaaataaagttattgagGGACAATGTACCAAgtcgtttttgttatttagaGCCGACTCAAACTCGTCaaagtttgctttttcaaacttacgCCTATCggaaactttcattttatttttgtaagttTCGAAATTAACAATAGTATGTTGATTGTTATGctttttgacaagaaatccatcaatataaacaaaagattgtCCAGTTTCCGtcttatcatcatctaagAATGTAATAATTAAGCTATTGAGAAGATGCAGAATCTGCGCTATGCAGGTGCAAATCTCTAGCAGCAGCAAAGTAAATTCAGTTAGTAAGAAATCTCACTAAGATAAGCGACTGTCTGTCCCCTTCAAGCACAACATAGAAAGCAGAAGGATGTCTCATTCATCGCTTGATTTCCGGcctgcaaaaataaagtagtcGGTACGTACgttcgttttcaatttccatgGTGCACAGTATCTTAACTATCTGCTTAGTCGAGGAGAACCAGGATTCTGTTCGTTGCTCAGCCGCTTCGTGGATATTCTCTTGGATACTTTAAATATGGACCTACGCTTAGCCTGCGCTTAGCCTACAACTTCTTCCGCTCTCGAAAAgaccaatataatagaaAGTTATAAATTACATTTCCTTATTAGGTATACGACCTCGCGCTTCGAAGTAGAGGAGCCCTTTTTGGCGTACCTACATATGGCGCGTCAGACAGACAAACTTCCCCcaaaaatgtattaccccgccgaataagaaaacagaCCCATTCACCCACGACGTATCAAGTTACTTCCTTGGTGCAATGTCccactataaaaaaattccttgacGCTAGATCGTTGGACTAAAATCTGCGTCACAATCGCCTAAACAGGAAATATTGCCTATTTTCGTACAAGGTTACTTCCTAGATGCTATATGTCCCTACGGCCTTGTCTAACACCATCCAGCATGCAATACAGTGACATATATATGATGAACCTGTCTCTCAACTTACCCTCCATTACCCTACCTCTCCACTCGTTACCCTGTCTCACTCAACCATACCACTCCCAACCACCATCCATCTCTCTACTTACTACTACCATCCACCGCCCATCATAACCGTTACCCTCCAATTACCCATATCCA is a genomic window of Saccharomyces cerevisiae S288C chromosome XVI, complete sequence containing:
- the YRF1-7 gene encoding Y' element ATP-dependent helicase protein 1 copy 7 (Helicase encoded by the Y' element of subtelomeric regions; highly expressed in the mutants lacking the telomerase component TLC1; potentially phosphorylated by Cdc28p), with the protein product MEIENEQICTCIAQILHLLNSLIITFLDDDKTETGQSFVYIDGFLVKKHNNQHTIVNFETYKNKMKVSDRRKFEKANFDEFESALNNKNDLVHCPSITLFESIPTEVRSFYEDEKSGLIKVVKFRTGAMDRKRSFEKIVVSVMVGKNVQKFLTFVEDEPDFQGGPIPSKYLIPKKINLMVYTLFQVHTLKFNRKDYDTLSLFYLNRGYYNELSFRVLERCYEIASARPNDSSTMRTFTDFVSGTPIVRGLQKSTIRKYGYNLAPYMFLLLHVDELSIFSAYQASLPGEKKVDTERLKRDLCPRKPTEIKYFSQICNDMMNKKDRLGDILHIILRACALNFGAGPRGGAGDEEDRSITNEEPIIPSVDEHGLKVCKLRSPNTPRRLRKTLDAVKALLVSSCACTARDLDIFDDNNGVAMWKWIKILYHEVAQETALKDSYRITLVPSSDGVSVCGKLFNREYVRGFYFACKAQFDNLWEELNDCFYMPTVVDIASLILRNREVLFREPKRGIDEYLENDSFLQMIPVKYREIVLPKLRRDTNKMTAALKNKVTVAIDELTVPLMWMIHFAVGYPYRYPELQLLAFAGPQRNVYVDDTTRRIQLYTDYNKNGSSEPRLKTLDGLTSDYVFYFVTVLRQMQICALGNSYDAFNHDPWMDVVGFEDPDQVTNRDISRIVLYSYMFLNTAKGCLVEYATFRQYMRELPKNAPQKLNFREMRQGLIALGRHCVGSRFETDLYESATSELMANHSVQTGRNIYGVDSFSLTSVSGTTATLLQERASERWIQWLGLESDYHCSFSSTRNAEDVVAGEAASSDHHQKISRVTRKRPREPKSTNDILVAGQKLFGSSFEFRDLHQLRLCHEIYMADTPSVAVQAPPGYGKTELFHLPLIALASKGDVKYVSFLFVPYTVLLANCMIRLSRCGCLNVAPVRNFIEEGCDGVTDLYVGIYDDLASTNFTDRIAAWENIVECTFRTNNVKLGYLIVDEFHNFETEVYRQSQFGGITNLDFDAFEKAIFLSGTAPEAVADAALQRIGLTGLAKKSMDINELKRSEDLSRGLSSYPTRMFNLIKEKSEVPLGHVHKIWKKVESQPEEALKLLLALFEIEPESKAIVVASTTNEVEELACSWRKYFRVVWIHGKLGAAEKVSRTKEFVTDGSMRVLIGTKLVTEGIDIKQLMMVIMLDNRLNIIELIQGVGRLRDGGLCYLLSRKNSWAARNRKGELPPIKEGCITEQVREFYGLESKKGKKGQHVGCCGSRTDLSADTVELIERMDRLAEKQATASMSIVALPSSFQESNSSDRCRKYCSSDEDSDTCIHGSANASTNATTNSSTNATTTASTNVRTSATTTASINVRTSATTTESTNSSTNATTTASTNVRTSATTTASINVRTSATTTESTNSNTSATTTESTDSNTSATTTESTDSNTSATTTASTNSSTNATTTASTNSSTNATTTESTNASAKEDANKDGNAEDNRFHPVTDINKESYKRKGSQMVLLERKKLKAQFPNTSENMNVLQFLGFRSDEIKHLFLYGIDVYFCPEGVFTQYGLCKGCQKMFELCVCWAGQKVSYRRMAWEALAVERMLRNDEEYKEYLEDIEPYHGDPVGYLKYFSVKRGEIYSQIQRNYAWYLAITRRRETISVLDSTRGKQGSQVFRMSGRQIKELYYKVWSNLRESKTEVLQYFLNWDEKKCREEWEAKDDTVFVEALEKVGVFQRLRSMTSAGLQGPQYVKLQFSRHHRQLRSRYELSLGMHLRDQLALGVTPSKVPHWTAFLSMLIGLFCNKTFRQKLEYLLEQISEVWLLPHWLDLANVEVLAADNTRVPLYMLMVAVHKELDSDDVPDGRFDILLCRDSSREVGE